A window of Longispora fulva contains these coding sequences:
- a CDS encoding biotin--[acetyl-CoA-carboxylase] ligase codes for MSEFKELDRPPLRQTELVRSLLRPGSIWTNIEVLHETGSTNADLAARARAGAPEGTVLIAERQTAGRGRLDRRWESPARAGIALSLLVRPTAPMARFSWLPLLAGVALVDAVGVGGLKWPNDLLIEGRKCAGILAEVVDGGVVIGIGLNVSLRADELPRPDATSLVLEGAPVTDRGPLVKALLRAFEIRYTAWNDAAGDPVASRLLAEYQEKCVTLGQTVRAELPSGGSLTGTAVEIDGDGRLVLEHDGGRIPVAAGDVVHVRT; via the coding sequence ATGAGTGAGTTCAAGGAGTTGGACCGGCCGCCTTTGCGGCAAACGGAGTTAGTTCGGTCACTCCTGCGCCCGGGATCGATCTGGACCAACATCGAGGTACTCCACGAAACGGGCTCCACGAACGCCGACCTCGCCGCCCGGGCCAGGGCCGGAGCCCCCGAGGGCACGGTGCTGATCGCCGAGCGGCAGACCGCCGGTCGCGGCCGGCTCGACCGGCGGTGGGAGTCCCCGGCCCGGGCCGGGATCGCGCTGAGCCTGCTGGTCCGGCCCACCGCACCGATGGCCCGGTTCAGCTGGCTGCCGTTGCTGGCCGGGGTCGCCCTGGTCGACGCGGTGGGCGTCGGCGGGCTCAAGTGGCCCAACGACCTGCTGATCGAGGGCCGCAAGTGCGCCGGCATCCTCGCCGAGGTGGTCGACGGGGGCGTCGTGATCGGGATCGGGCTGAACGTCTCGCTCCGGGCCGACGAGCTGCCCCGGCCCGACGCGACCTCGCTGGTGCTCGAGGGCGCGCCCGTCACCGACCGGGGGCCGCTCGTGAAGGCGCTGCTGCGGGCCTTCGAGATCCGCTACACGGCCTGGAACGACGCCGCGGGGGACCCGGTGGCCAGTCGGCTGCTCGCGGAGTACCAGGAGAAATGTGTGACGCTCGGGCAGACCGTGCGGGCCGAACTTCCCAGCGGGGGGTCACTCACCGGCACCGCCGTGGAGATCGACGGTGACGGTCGGCTGGTGCTGGAGCACGACGGCGGTCGAATCCCCGTCGCGGCGGGTGACGTGGTGCACGTCAGGACCTAG
- a CDS encoding PH domain-containing protein: MAFPDEVLADDEQVVVHLHPHWKTMVRPGLVLLLVAGALGFAAFALPNEGWAHILLMVLAAFGLIALLVWFLVPFLRWRTTHYVFTTHRVLLRDGILSRHGRDVPLSRINDVSFSHNVLERILGCGTLVVESAGENGQVILKEIPSVEQVQSTLYQLVEDDHDRRATADDGS, translated from the coding sequence GTGGCGTTCCCCGACGAGGTCCTCGCCGACGATGAGCAGGTCGTCGTCCACCTGCACCCGCACTGGAAGACCATGGTCCGGCCCGGCCTGGTGCTCCTGCTGGTCGCCGGAGCCCTCGGGTTCGCGGCGTTCGCGCTGCCCAACGAGGGCTGGGCGCACATCCTGCTGATGGTCCTGGCGGCCTTCGGCCTGATCGCGCTGCTGGTCTGGTTCCTGGTGCCGTTCCTGCGCTGGCGGACCACGCACTACGTGTTCACCACGCACCGGGTGCTGCTGCGCGACGGCATCCTGTCCCGGCACGGCCGGGACGTGCCGCTGAGCCGGATCAACGACGTGTCGTTCTCGCACAACGTGCTCGAGCGGATCCTCGGCTGCGGCACGCTCGTGGTCGAGTCGGCCGGCGAGAACGGCCAGGTGATCCTGAAGGAGATCCCCAGCGTGGAGCAGGTGCAGAGCACGCTCTACCAGCTGGTGGAGGACGACCACGACCGCCGCGCCACAGCCGACGACGGCAGCTAA
- a CDS encoding GtrA family protein — MRRILNLIPERWHGLAREVAKFGVVGVFNTIVSLGVGNLLLHTVLQHGEVKASTAGSLVATIFAYLMNRFWTYRHRPSASLRREYALFFFFNAVGMGISALVTYGTKYGLGFDGAAAYNAAQVVGLVLGTLFRFWAYRTFVFRQAPAAVDPSPEMAGTR, encoded by the coding sequence GTGCGTCGTATCCTCAACCTGATCCCCGAACGGTGGCACGGCCTCGCCCGCGAGGTCGCCAAGTTCGGCGTCGTAGGCGTGTTCAACACGATCGTCAGCCTCGGCGTAGGCAATCTGTTGCTGCACACCGTGCTCCAGCACGGCGAGGTCAAGGCGTCCACCGCGGGCTCACTGGTAGCGACGATCTTCGCGTACCTGATGAACAGGTTCTGGACCTACCGGCACCGGCCGAGCGCCTCGCTGCGCCGGGAATACGCGCTGTTCTTCTTCTTCAACGCGGTCGGCATGGGCATCTCAGCCCTCGTCACCTACGGCACGAAGTACGGCCTCGGCTTCGACGGTGCCGCCGCCTACAACGCCGCCCAGGTCGTCGGTCTCGTTCTGGGCACGCTGTTCCGGTTCTGGGCCTACCGGACATTCGTTTTCCGGCAGGCCCCGGCCGCCGTCGACCCGTCCCCCGAGATGGCCGGCACCAGGTAG
- a CDS encoding GtrA family protein: MSTELASTPPRNFVSRLWDRFAGLVRELGKFGVVGGLTYLVDSGVYLFLLGLHWNTYVAKIVAVAIAATLAFAGNRFWTWRDRPKSGLHREYLLYFLFNAIGLGIALGCLWLSHSALGSAWPGVFHTTTADFIAGNVFGLVLGTLFRFYSYRRWVFAPAAEADRAA, encoded by the coding sequence ATGTCGACCGAGCTTGCCTCCACCCCACCGCGGAACTTCGTGTCGCGGTTGTGGGACCGCTTCGCCGGCCTCGTCCGCGAGCTGGGCAAGTTCGGGGTGGTGGGCGGGCTCACATATCTCGTGGACTCCGGGGTGTATCTCTTCCTGCTCGGGCTCCACTGGAACACGTACGTGGCCAAGATCGTGGCTGTGGCCATCGCCGCGACGTTGGCGTTCGCCGGAAACCGGTTCTGGACCTGGCGTGACCGCCCGAAGTCAGGCCTTCACCGTGAGTACTTGCTGTACTTCCTGTTCAACGCGATCGGGCTCGGGATCGCCCTGGGCTGCCTGTGGTTGAGCCACTCGGCGCTGGGCTCCGCGTGGCCGGGGGTCTTCCACACCACGACAGCGGACTTCATCGCCGGAAACGTCTTCGGCCTGGTCCTCGGCACCCTGTTCCGGTTCTACTCGTACCGGCGCTGGGTGTTCGCGCCGGCGGCGGAAGCCGACCGGGCCGCCTGA
- a CDS encoding sigma-70 family RNA polymerase sigma factor: MTVDTPVSDAELVVAARKGDSTAYSDLYSRHVGAARRLARVLVRDTADAEDLVADAFAKVLVALRRGGGPKDAFRAYLLTSLRHVCYDRAKRDRKLLLTDDMNVIDHGETFEDPVVTRAEQTYAARAFAKLPERWRMVLWHTEVEGESPAQVAPLLGLTPNGVSALAYRARERLKQIYLQEHLAESPEECHWSAERLGAYVRGGLASRDFGKVQRHLNGCAGCTLRQLELVEINSRLPVVIGPVVLGGATAGYLGLSASGTKIAVGGWIAAHWFAAVAWVRRIGNRNLAIGGGATAVVAAVLVLILVSGEQKPPPDAALGPTVPQPVVVPPPPVVLPPPPAVQPPPTESEPEPRPSPTPPAPAPEPVPGDFEVAPALDGGGLSAGGPGELPVTVRDPRPAGTVARSINLDIRDVTEPRRESAPAFGPGGPAAWEPTAEAAGFGPVDPGDRDPRAESAPTPVTLILDLPPQFALTAPDAGDGWTCAKTTTVTCTRPPLPPGASSTARVRLTVTPDASGFYPVHLSVTGLGRRGSADVRVAVAPTGTRVGYATSGAPAAVALAGNTLLSCLPRPWCRSVAEDNQDAVMAPYRAPGAPAGPEQGSSGARLTVPAGARIRWAGLYWATSNRAAPTTVLLNGTKVAADGRSTVTNGYRSLGQAYAEVTDLVRGGEVWVSASGLPTGSGEYAGWGLAVVYESAGPPSDVAVYQGPTALRHDPLSVRVAGSSVRADLLLWDGDAPLEGDELALGPTTLATNVGHSRSATALEGDDWRTYGVDVARFGAGLSGASVLTLRPGEDPMELGLLAVTVNR; the protein is encoded by the coding sequence ATGACTGTCGATACTCCGGTCAGCGACGCCGAACTCGTCGTCGCGGCCCGCAAGGGCGACTCCACCGCCTACAGCGACCTGTACAGCCGGCACGTCGGAGCCGCGCGCCGGCTCGCCCGGGTGCTGGTCCGCGACACCGCCGACGCCGAGGACCTGGTCGCCGACGCGTTCGCGAAGGTCCTCGTCGCGCTGCGCCGGGGCGGGGGGCCGAAGGACGCGTTCCGGGCGTACCTGCTGACCAGCCTCCGGCACGTCTGCTACGACCGCGCCAAGCGGGACAGGAAGCTGCTGCTCACCGACGACATGAACGTCATCGACCACGGCGAGACGTTCGAGGACCCGGTGGTGACCCGCGCCGAGCAGACGTACGCCGCCCGCGCGTTCGCCAAGCTCCCCGAACGCTGGCGGATGGTGCTCTGGCACACCGAGGTCGAGGGCGAGTCCCCCGCCCAGGTCGCGCCGCTGCTCGGACTGACCCCCAACGGGGTGTCCGCGCTGGCGTACCGGGCCCGGGAGCGGCTCAAGCAGATCTACCTGCAGGAACACCTGGCCGAGAGCCCGGAAGAGTGCCACTGGTCGGCGGAGCGGCTCGGCGCGTACGTGCGCGGCGGGCTGGCCAGCCGGGACTTCGGCAAGGTCCAGCGGCACCTGAACGGCTGTGCCGGCTGCACGCTCCGCCAGCTCGAACTCGTCGAGATCAACTCGCGACTGCCCGTCGTGATCGGGCCGGTGGTGCTCGGCGGCGCGACGGCCGGGTACCTGGGACTGAGCGCCTCCGGCACCAAGATCGCGGTCGGGGGTTGGATCGCGGCGCACTGGTTCGCGGCGGTCGCGTGGGTCCGGCGGATCGGCAACCGCAACCTGGCCATCGGCGGCGGGGCGACCGCGGTGGTCGCCGCCGTCCTCGTGCTGATCCTGGTCTCCGGCGAGCAGAAGCCGCCGCCGGACGCGGCCCTCGGCCCGACGGTGCCGCAGCCGGTCGTCGTGCCGCCCCCGCCGGTGGTCCTCCCTCCGCCGCCCGCGGTGCAGCCCCCGCCGACCGAGTCGGAGCCCGAGCCGCGCCCCAGTCCGACGCCACCCGCGCCCGCCCCTGAGCCGGTGCCGGGGGACTTCGAGGTGGCGCCGGCCCTGGACGGGGGCGGGTTGTCGGCCGGCGGACCGGGCGAGTTACCGGTCACGGTGCGCGACCCGCGGCCGGCCGGGACGGTGGCGCGCTCCATCAACCTGGACATCCGGGATGTGACGGAGCCGCGCCGGGAGTCGGCCCCGGCCTTCGGCCCGGGCGGGCCAGCGGCGTGGGAGCCGACGGCGGAGGCCGCGGGCTTCGGCCCCGTCGACCCGGGCGACCGCGACCCGCGCGCCGAATCCGCCCCGACCCCCGTCACCCTCATCCTCGACCTCCCCCCGCAGTTCGCCCTCACCGCCCCGGACGCCGGCGACGGCTGGACCTGCGCGAAGACCACCACCGTGACGTGTACGAGACCCCCACTACCCCCCGGCGCGTCCAGCACCGCCCGGGTCCGCCTCACGGTCACCCCGGACGCCTCGGGCTTCTACCCGGTCCACCTGTCGGTGACGGGCCTCGGCCGGCGCGGCTCGGCGGACGTCCGGGTCGCCGTCGCCCCGACCGGCACCCGGGTCGGGTACGCCACCTCCGGCGCCCCCGCCGCCGTCGCCCTCGCCGGTAACACGCTGCTGTCCTGCTTACCCAGGCCGTGGTGCCGTTCGGTGGCCGAGGACAACCAGGACGCGGTGATGGCCCCGTACCGGGCCCCGGGCGCGCCGGCCGGCCCCGAGCAGGGCTCCAGCGGGGCGCGCCTGACGGTCCCGGCCGGGGCGAGGATCCGCTGGGCCGGCCTGTACTGGGCCACCTCCAACCGGGCGGCCCCCACCACCGTCCTGCTGAACGGCACGAAGGTCGCGGCCGACGGCCGGAGCACCGTGACCAACGGGTACCGGTCCCTGGGCCAGGCCTACGCCGAGGTCACCGACCTGGTGCGCGGCGGGGAGGTGTGGGTGTCGGCGAGCGGCCTGCCCACGGGCAGCGGCGAGTACGCCGGCTGGGGCCTCGCCGTCGTCTACGAGTCCGCCGGCCCGCCCAGCGACGTCGCCGTGTACCAGGGACCGACGGCCCTGCGGCACGATCCGCTGAGCGTCCGGGTCGCCGGCTCCTCGGTCCGCGCCGACCTGCTGCTCTGGGACGGCGACGCCCCGCTGGAGGGGGACGAGCTGGCCCTGGGCCCGACGACGCTCGCCACGAACGTGGGCCACAGCCGCTCGGCGACCGCCCTGGAGGGGGACGACTGGCGCACCTACGGCGTCGACGTCGCCCGGTTCGGGGCCGGGTTGTCCGGCGCGTCCGTTCTCACCCTGCGCCCCGGGGAGGACCCGATGGAACTCGGACTGCTGGCGGTGACCGTCAACCGGTAG
- a CDS encoding 5-(carboxyamino)imidazole ribonucleotide synthase: MDARTGLPVVGMVGGGQLARMTHQAAIALGQSLKVLAAAPDDGAALVAPDTEIGLHTDLDALRRFAKGCDVVTFDHEHVPTEYIRTLAAEGVKLFPGADALVAAQDKQVMRERLTELGAPIPRWAPVGTLADLVDFAQGETVIVKTARGGYDGRGVFVVSDPAEVVPMIDAGTRLIVEEKVDLVRELSALVARSPFGQVAAYPVVETVQCDGICVEVIAPAPGLSAERALEAQQLAIRIATELGVVGLLAVELFETPTGIIVNELAMRPHNSGHWTIEGARTSQFEQHLRAVLDYPMGDTTLTAPWVVMANVLGGPDGGISVDERIHHLFAEDPAAKIHLYGKKVRPGRKIGHVTAMGSDLAEVRARARRAAQWLEEGR; encoded by the coding sequence ATGGACGCGCGAACAGGACTCCCCGTGGTCGGCATGGTGGGCGGTGGCCAGTTGGCCCGCATGACCCACCAGGCGGCGATCGCCCTTGGCCAGTCACTCAAGGTGCTCGCGGCGGCACCCGACGACGGGGCTGCGCTCGTCGCCCCCGACACCGAGATCGGCCTGCACACCGACCTCGACGCGCTCCGCCGGTTCGCCAAGGGCTGCGACGTGGTGACGTTCGACCACGAGCACGTGCCCACGGAGTACATCCGGACCCTCGCCGCGGAGGGCGTCAAGCTCTTCCCCGGCGCGGACGCCCTGGTCGCGGCCCAGGACAAGCAGGTGATGCGCGAGCGGCTCACCGAGCTGGGCGCGCCGATCCCGCGCTGGGCCCCGGTGGGCACATTGGCCGACCTCGTCGACTTCGCCCAGGGCGAGACCGTGATCGTCAAAACCGCCCGAGGGGGGTACGACGGCCGCGGCGTCTTCGTCGTCTCCGACCCGGCCGAGGTCGTCCCGATGATCGACGCCGGTACCCGGCTGATCGTCGAGGAGAAGGTCGACCTGGTCCGGGAGCTGTCCGCCCTCGTGGCCCGCTCGCCGTTCGGCCAGGTCGCGGCGTACCCGGTGGTGGAGACCGTGCAGTGCGACGGCATCTGCGTCGAGGTGATCGCCCCGGCCCCCGGCCTGTCCGCCGAGCGTGCCCTGGAGGCCCAGCAGCTCGCGATCCGGATCGCCACCGAACTGGGCGTCGTCGGCCTGCTCGCCGTCGAACTCTTCGAGACCCCGACCGGCATCATCGTCAACGAGCTCGCGATGCGCCCGCACAACTCCGGGCACTGGACCATCGAGGGCGCGCGGACCTCCCAGTTCGAGCAGCACCTGCGGGCCGTCCTCGACTACCCGATGGGCGACACCACGCTCACCGCGCCCTGGGTCGTGATGGCCAACGTGCTCGGCGGCCCCGACGGCGGGATCTCCGTGGACGAGCGCATCCACCACCTGTTCGCCGAGGACCCGGCAGCCAAGATCCATCTGTACGGCAAGAAGGTCCGGCCCGGGCGCAAGATCGGCCACGTGACGGCGATGGGCTCCGACCTCGCCGAGGTGCGGGCCAGGGCCCGACGGGCGGCGCAGTGGTTGGAAGAGGGCCGGTGA
- the purE gene encoding 5-(carboxyamino)imidazole ribonucleotide mutase, with the protein MTSVGVIMGSDSDWPTMKAAGEALDEFGVGYEVSVVSAHRTPDKMLSYAREAADRGIRVIIAGAGGAAHLPGMVASLTPLPVIGVPVPLRHLDGMDSLLSIVQMPAGIPVATVSIGNARNAGLLAVRILGVGDPTLLKKMQDFQVELRELVERKDAALRQSLL; encoded by the coding sequence ATGACTTCTGTTGGCGTGATCATGGGCAGCGACTCCGACTGGCCGACGATGAAGGCGGCCGGCGAGGCCCTCGACGAGTTCGGCGTCGGCTACGAGGTGTCCGTCGTCTCCGCGCACCGCACCCCCGACAAGATGCTCAGCTACGCCCGCGAGGCGGCCGACCGGGGGATCCGGGTCATCATCGCCGGGGCTGGCGGCGCTGCCCACCTGCCGGGCATGGTGGCGTCGCTGACCCCGCTGCCGGTGATCGGCGTACCCGTCCCGCTCCGGCACCTCGACGGCATGGACTCGCTGCTCTCGATCGTGCAGATGCCGGCGGGCATCCCGGTCGCGACGGTGTCGATCGGCAACGCGCGCAACGCCGGACTGCTGGCGGTGCGGATCCTCGGCGTCGGGGACCCGACCCTGCTGAAGAAGATGCAGGACTTCCAGGTGGAGCTGCGCGAACTGGTGGAGCGCAAGGACGCGGCCCTGCGCCAGTCCCTGCTGTAG
- a CDS encoding SCO7613 C-terminal domain-containing membrane protein has protein sequence MSTYPCPGCGAEADSSTGCPGCGRPADPLAAELTDLAGRIQSLTATVAELRGRLGSAMADRSAAVDRHTRLLHQLRVRQVAERGGTFPGNPPGGVPFPGPGAQPRPGGVPLPGPGGSPGLVTAPGPGAVAGTVGGAGVTPGPGPGLGAAAGPGTVKAASAQNVLLILGGVLLGIAAIVFVVVAWSTFGLTGRALLLAGVTGLFLVAPVLLARRQLTATAETLASVGLLLIPLDGYAARIAGFTPWPPAGYAAGVFALTTCAAVAYAAVTRLRAPAVAALLALGPIAPCLAGQWHAPFAGWSVAFALTAAGYLGVAWPVFREPRGLVRWSAAALGGLALAAAGLCALPPLLYGGTTDTLRAAAAGLAVAGVLAAAALAGRGIVRDVFAGLASAPVVVVAARLIWVELPDHRLIGLVTGAALLLLGASRLPRPGRTGALVATGVAAGAAGAATLASALYAGGVAIAGMWPAWRATPGSYQKMVSGLGGLDWQLPAALAVTTAAVLVVSRWRGTLLVGGALLALCAPAVLGAPYWTVPVAAGLAALGLGLRALREPLWLLGGVPLGLHAVAVCLGTPTATSVGLAGVVAVTVAVAVLGQHVPAFAAPDLGAPATPPDPARLVGSLACGVALSTLPGLAAVTVHAAGGTDRWAGLAGMAATTLVLALAAALRKGPYLHAAVTAVAVGGTAVAFATLFTNEPSSVYAASAAVLSVAASLLPPVRNPWLLARPAVPLLWAAVSTLPALAVTLVRPYAQLSDVWGGPLPLVGGVGGRDLLLLGAVAVASSLAGYGLVGRRALTSLGLPLGSLVLLVAPVALRLPWPVPAIVALGLGLGCGIFAAVRLERFAPMAAVLLAVAGLGSGAGLASLFATRAGTLSGLGAVLVAGAVAVAAGRSVAARLGGWLVGSVAFLALPPVGCVVAGVGAPWREYALLGAAVLLFGIAAGAARMAAATAAGPSARGPVEVAVVPEVFAWLGAFLAVVSLPTLRSAAIGCAVWGAAVGMAALRRDRGRWYALAAVISETLAWWLLLGAARVGTPEAYTLPPAVAALGLGAWTARQRPDLRSWVGYGPGLLAALLPSLAWSLPPDASAVRRVALGAAAVVVVVVGARARLRAPLVIGGGTLLVLAVHELALIWGWAPKWIPLALGGALLIGFGATYEKRRRDLRRLRETYASYR, from the coding sequence GGCGCGCAGCCGCGACCGGGCGGGGTGCCCCTCCCCGGGCCGGGCGGATCTCCCGGGCTGGTCACGGCCCCGGGTCCCGGGGCGGTTGCCGGCACGGTTGGGGGTGCCGGTGTCACTCCCGGTCCCGGTCCGGGCCTGGGCGCCGCTGCGGGCCCCGGCACCGTCAAGGCGGCGTCCGCGCAGAACGTGCTGCTCATCCTCGGCGGTGTCCTCCTCGGCATCGCCGCCATCGTGTTCGTCGTCGTCGCGTGGAGCACCTTCGGGCTGACCGGGCGGGCGCTGCTCCTCGCCGGGGTCACCGGCCTCTTCCTCGTCGCGCCGGTCCTCCTGGCGCGCCGCCAGCTCACCGCGACCGCCGAGACCCTGGCCTCGGTGGGACTCCTGCTGATCCCCCTCGACGGGTACGCGGCCCGGATCGCCGGGTTCACGCCCTGGCCCCCGGCCGGGTACGCCGCAGGGGTGTTCGCCCTCACCACGTGCGCCGCCGTGGCGTACGCGGCGGTGACCCGGCTGCGGGCGCCCGCCGTCGCGGCCCTGCTCGCCCTCGGGCCGATCGCGCCCTGCCTCGCCGGACAGTGGCACGCGCCGTTCGCCGGCTGGTCCGTCGCGTTCGCGCTCACCGCCGCCGGCTACCTGGGCGTGGCCTGGCCGGTGTTCCGCGAACCCCGGGGGCTGGTGCGCTGGTCGGCGGCCGCGCTGGGTGGGCTCGCGCTCGCCGCCGCCGGGCTGTGCGCCCTGCCGCCACTGCTGTACGGGGGTACGACCGACACGCTCCGGGCCGCCGCGGCCGGCCTGGCCGTCGCCGGGGTGCTGGCCGCGGCCGCCCTCGCCGGGCGGGGCATCGTCCGGGACGTGTTCGCCGGGCTCGCCTCCGCCCCGGTGGTCGTCGTGGCCGCGCGGCTGATCTGGGTCGAACTGCCCGACCACCGCCTGATCGGGCTGGTCACCGGGGCGGCACTGCTGCTGCTCGGGGCGAGCCGGCTGCCCCGGCCGGGGCGCACCGGTGCGCTCGTCGCCACCGGGGTCGCCGCGGGCGCGGCCGGAGCCGCCACCCTCGCCTCGGCGCTGTACGCCGGCGGGGTCGCGATCGCCGGGATGTGGCCGGCGTGGCGGGCGACACCGGGCTCGTACCAGAAAATGGTGTCCGGGTTGGGCGGCCTCGACTGGCAGCTGCCGGCGGCGCTCGCCGTGACCACTGCGGCCGTGCTGGTCGTCAGCCGGTGGCGCGGCACACTGCTCGTGGGCGGCGCGCTGCTCGCCCTGTGCGCACCGGCGGTGCTCGGCGCTCCTTATTGGACGGTGCCCGTCGCGGCCGGGCTCGCGGCGCTCGGCCTGGGGCTGCGCGCCCTGCGGGAGCCGTTGTGGCTGCTCGGGGGCGTGCCGCTGGGGCTGCACGCGGTGGCGGTGTGCCTGGGCACGCCGACGGCGACGAGTGTCGGGCTGGCCGGGGTCGTCGCGGTCACCGTGGCGGTCGCCGTGCTCGGCCAGCACGTCCCGGCCTTCGCGGCACCGGACCTCGGGGCACCCGCCACGCCACCGGATCCCGCGCGGCTCGTCGGGTCGCTGGCCTGCGGGGTCGCGCTGAGCACCCTGCCCGGGCTCGCCGCCGTGACCGTCCACGCGGCCGGCGGCACCGACCGGTGGGCCGGCCTCGCCGGCATGGCGGCCACGACCCTGGTCCTCGCCCTGGCCGCGGCCCTGCGCAAGGGCCCCTACCTGCACGCGGCCGTCACGGCCGTCGCGGTCGGCGGCACGGCGGTCGCCTTCGCCACCCTGTTCACGAACGAGCCCTCTTCGGTGTACGCCGCCTCCGCCGCCGTCCTCAGCGTCGCCGCCAGCCTGCTCCCGCCCGTCCGCAACCCGTGGCTGCTGGCCCGACCGGCGGTGCCGCTGCTGTGGGCGGCCGTGAGCACCCTGCCGGCGCTGGCCGTCACGCTGGTGCGGCCGTACGCGCAGCTCTCCGACGTGTGGGGCGGTCCCCTGCCGCTGGTCGGCGGCGTCGGGGGCCGGGACCTCCTGCTGCTCGGGGCGGTCGCGGTCGCCTCGAGCCTCGCCGGCTACGGGCTGGTCGGACGCCGCGCGCTCACCTCCCTCGGCCTGCCGCTGGGCTCACTCGTGCTGCTCGTGGCACCGGTCGCGCTGCGGCTGCCGTGGCCGGTGCCGGCGATCGTGGCCCTCGGGTTGGGCCTCGGCTGCGGGATCTTCGCCGCCGTGCGCCTGGAACGGTTCGCGCCGATGGCCGCGGTTCTGTTGGCTGTCGCCGGGCTGGGCAGCGGGGCCGGGCTCGCCAGCCTGTTCGCCACCCGGGCCGGGACACTGTCAGGGCTCGGGGCCGTGCTGGTGGCGGGCGCGGTGGCGGTGGCCGCCGGGCGGTCGGTCGCCGCGCGGCTCGGGGGGTGGCTCGTCGGGTCGGTGGCGTTCCTGGCCCTGCCGCCGGTCGGGTGCGTTGTGGCGGGAGTCGGCGCGCCGTGGCGCGAGTACGCGCTGCTCGGGGCCGCTGTTCTGCTGTTCGGGATCGCGGCGGGAGCCGCCAGAATGGCAGCCGCGACGGCCGCCGGCCCGAGTGCGCGGGGGCCGGTCGAGGTGGCGGTGGTGCCCGAGGTGTTCGCATGGCTCGGGGCGTTCCTCGCGGTCGTCTCGCTGCCGACCCTGCGGTCCGCGGCGATCGGCTGCGCTGTGTGGGGAGCCGCTGTGGGCATGGCGGCACTGCGCAGGGACCGCGGCCGGTGGTACGCGCTCGCGGCCGTGATCAGCGAGACCCTGGCCTGGTGGCTGCTGCTGGGCGCGGCGCGGGTGGGGACGCCGGAGGCGTACACCCTGCCGCCGGCGGTCGCCGCCCTCGGCCTCGGCGCGTGGACGGCGCGGCAGCGTCCCGACCTGCGCAGCTGGGTCGGCTACGGCCCGGGGCTGCTGGCCGCGCTCCTGCCGTCGCTGGCCTGGTCGCTGCCGCCGGACGCCTCGGCGGTCCGCAGGGTCGCCCTCGGCGCGGCGGCCGTGGTCGTCGTGGTGGTCGGGGCCAGGGCCAGGCTGCGCGCGCCCCTGGTGATCGGAGGTGGGACGCTGCTCGTCCTGGCGGTGCACGAGTTGGCGTTGATCTGGGGCTGGGCCCCGAAGTGGATCCCGCTGGCGCTGGGCGGGGCCCTGCTGATCGGGTTCGGGGCGACCTACGAGAAACGCCGGCGGGACCTGCGGCGGCTGCGGGAGACGTACGCGTCGTACCGGTGA